In one Alkalinema sp. FACHB-956 genomic region, the following are encoded:
- a CDS encoding glycosyltransferase, whose protein sequence is MNRTASTAVVERLAPHSILLSEISIIIPVYNGGESFRRCLASLEQFVPPTVEVIVVIDGGSDACEQAARSFGAKVIRLDRNRGPAYARNSGAQAAKGELLFFVDADVAIRWDTLTQVALAFEANPTLDALIGSYDDTPGAANFLSQYKNLLHHYTHQISREEASTFWGACGAIRKSVFFDVGGFDEVYRYPSIEDIELGYRLKQHHYSIGLCKQVQVTHLKRWGVRSLLKADFFYRALPWTELIWRDRRLVNDLNLDTNSRLSVIAVYSLVACLACIPFSIWAVNGVIFCSIFLLLLNASVYRFFLHKRSLPFALQVIPWHWLYYAYSGIAFVLGTVNYWIRSESGADRSRRFAVAQPSSRLMTQK, encoded by the coding sequence ATGAACCGTACTGCTTCCACTGCGGTGGTCGAAAGGCTTGCCCCGCATTCGATTTTACTGTCAGAGATTTCCATCATCATTCCGGTTTACAACGGGGGTGAAAGTTTTCGCCGCTGTTTAGCCAGTCTGGAACAATTTGTCCCCCCCACGGTAGAAGTGATTGTCGTGATTGACGGGGGCAGTGATGCCTGTGAACAAGCGGCCCGATCGTTTGGCGCGAAGGTGATTCGCCTCGATCGTAACCGGGGGCCAGCCTATGCACGTAATTCGGGGGCCCAGGCGGCTAAGGGTGAGCTCCTCTTTTTTGTGGATGCAGATGTGGCCATTCGCTGGGATACGCTGACCCAGGTTGCCCTAGCCTTTGAGGCTAATCCGACGCTGGATGCGTTGATTGGGTCCTACGACGATACGCCGGGAGCTGCGAACTTCCTATCGCAATACAAAAATTTATTGCACCACTACACCCACCAAATTTCCCGCGAGGAAGCCTCTACGTTTTGGGGGGCTTGTGGTGCGATTCGTAAATCCGTTTTCTTTGATGTTGGCGGATTTGATGAAGTCTATCGCTATCCGTCGATCGAAGACATTGAACTGGGTTATCGGCTCAAGCAGCACCACTATTCCATTGGCCTGTGTAAGCAAGTACAGGTGACGCATTTGAAGCGCTGGGGGGTGCGCTCCCTGCTGAAGGCGGATTTCTTTTACCGCGCCCTGCCTTGGACGGAACTGATTTGGCGCGATCGGAGGTTGGTGAATGACTTAAATCTAGATACCAACAGCCGTCTTAGTGTTATTGCAGTTTATAGTTTGGTCGCTTGTCTTGCCTGTATTCCTTTCAGTATTTGGGCCGTTAATGGTGTGATTTTCTGTAGCATATTTTTGCTATTGTTGAATGCGTCGGTCTACCGTTTCTTTCTCCATAAGCGGAGTCTACCCTTTGCCCTACAAGTTATCCCTTGGCACTGGCTCTACTATGCCTACAGTGGGATTGCCTTTGTGCTGGGAACTGTGAATTATTGGATACGGTCTGAAAGTGGGGCCGATCGGAGTCGCCGTTTTGCGGTTGCTCAGCCTAGTTCTCGTCTTATGACGCAAAAATAA
- a CDS encoding glycosyltransferase, with protein MNASFPTVPSFSVIVPTYNRPRLLQACLQAIAQMDYPRDRLEVIVVDDGGSQPLDEIVQPFITPLSLKLLRQANAGPGAARNHGATEARGDYLAFTDDDCQPDRQWLRALASQAQTQPTAMLGGAIHNQLHRNPFAEASQLIISYLYQHFADHPQAPRFFTSNNLAVPRDRFLALGGFDQAFRIASEDRELCDRWSQQPAALIYCPAAQVFHSHDLNLFSFWKQHFNYGRGGFGFHRLHAQRQTPQISSAPAPSPPRPDRHLDRLRFYRNLLSYPYRTVAPKTLRTRLWATGLMLLILLAQVATASGMIFEWGRSRQEASNTP; from the coding sequence GTGAACGCTAGTTTTCCGACTGTTCCTAGTTTTTCTGTAATTGTGCCGACCTACAATCGTCCCAGATTATTGCAGGCTTGTTTACAGGCGATCGCGCAGATGGATTATCCCCGCGATCGCTTGGAAGTGATTGTGGTGGATGATGGGGGTAGCCAGCCCTTGGACGAGATCGTGCAACCCTTCATCACGCCCCTCTCCCTGAAGCTGCTTCGGCAAGCCAACGCTGGCCCCGGAGCCGCCCGCAACCACGGCGCAACCGAGGCCCGAGGCGATTATTTGGCCTTTACCGACGATGATTGCCAACCCGATCGTCAGTGGTTACGAGCCTTGGCTAGCCAAGCGCAAACTCAGCCCACTGCCATGCTGGGGGGCGCGATTCACAATCAGCTGCACCGCAATCCCTTTGCCGAAGCCAGCCAACTGATCATCAGTTACCTCTATCAACACTTTGCAGACCATCCCCAAGCCCCTCGTTTTTTTACCTCCAACAATCTAGCGGTCCCGCGCGATCGCTTCCTGGCTCTGGGCGGGTTTGATCAAGCTTTTCGCATTGCCTCGGAGGATCGGGAACTGTGCGATCGCTGGAGTCAGCAACCCGCAGCCTTGATCTATTGCCCAGCGGCACAGGTCTTCCACAGCCATGATCTCAATCTATTCAGCTTCTGGAAACAGCACTTTAACTATGGCCGAGGCGGTTTTGGGTTCCATCGCTTGCACGCCCAGCGCCAGACCCCGCAAATTAGCTCTGCCCCCGCCCCTTCCCCCCCTCGCCCCGATCGGCATCTCGATCGCCTGCGCTTCTACCGCAACTTGCTGAGCTATCCCTATCGCACCGTTGCCCCCAAAACCCTCCGGACGCGCCTCTGGGCCACGGGGCTAATGTTATTGATCCTGCTGGCTCAGGTGGCGACGGCCAGCGGCATGATTTTTGAATGGGGCCGATCGCGGCAGGAGGCAAGTAACACACCATGA
- a CDS encoding glycosyltransferase, which translates to MNLEPSIDLPATQPRFEIQPIDPPLPKDIAVSIVVATYDRPQDLAACLTGLVQQNSDRPVEIIVVDNHPASGITPAIVQQFPQVKLVQEPRQGSSYARNAGILVSRGAIIAMVDDDVRVPPDWLESLLAPFSRPEVIAVTGHILPIELETRAQKLFEHHYGGLGRGWNRREADRHWFQQTRWFSPPTWELGATANAAFRATLFNHPQVGLLSEFLGAGLPIGGGEDTYFLYRVLRSGGTLVYEPSAWVWHCHRRDMTALCRQVYNYRKGHVGHHLTALLQTGEWRGLMNLLVGINVHDARRIYHRLRGWSAYPIRLVLWEMLGTWVGPWALGRSYLRVKRLGFSRQPPVSKGRSLSARDSIPPSPP; encoded by the coding sequence ATGAACCTAGAGCCTTCGATCGATCTACCTGCAACCCAACCCCGTTTCGAGATTCAGCCCATCGACCCGCCCTTGCCTAAGGACATTGCGGTGTCGATCGTAGTGGCCACCTACGATCGGCCCCAGGATTTGGCCGCCTGCCTGACGGGACTAGTGCAGCAAAACAGCGATCGCCCCGTGGAAATCATCGTAGTGGACAACCATCCGGCCTCGGGTATCACCCCCGCGATCGTGCAGCAGTTTCCCCAGGTGAAGCTAGTCCAGGAACCACGCCAGGGCAGTTCCTATGCCCGCAATGCCGGAATTTTGGTGAGTCGAGGGGCGATTATTGCCATGGTGGATGATGATGTGCGGGTGCCACCGGATTGGCTGGAGTCGTTACTGGCCCCCTTTAGCCGTCCAGAGGTGATCGCGGTAACCGGACACATTCTGCCGATCGAACTGGAAACCCGTGCCCAGAAACTGTTTGAACATCACTATGGCGGGTTGGGGCGGGGCTGGAACCGTCGGGAAGCCGATCGCCACTGGTTCCAGCAAACCCGCTGGTTTTCGCCCCCCACCTGGGAACTGGGAGCCACCGCCAATGCGGCCTTTCGGGCGACCTTATTCAACCATCCCCAAGTCGGGTTATTGAGCGAATTTCTGGGGGCCGGACTGCCGATCGGGGGCGGGGAGGACACCTATTTTCTCTATCGAGTCCTGCGATCGGGCGGCACGTTGGTCTACGAACCGAGTGCTTGGGTGTGGCATTGCCATCGCCGGGACATGACAGCCCTCTGCCGACAGGTGTATAACTATCGCAAAGGTCATGTGGGGCATCACTTAACAGCATTGTTGCAAACCGGAGAATGGCGAGGGTTGATGAATTTGCTCGTGGGCATTAATGTGCATGACGCGCGGCGGATTTACCATCGCTTGCGGGGCTGGAGCGCCTATCCGATTCGGTTAGTCCTCTGGGAAATGCTGGGCACTTGGGTGGGGCCTTGGGCCTTGGGGCGATCGTACCTGCGGGTCAAGCGGCTCGGCTTCAGTCGTCAACCGCCGGTTAGCAAAGGCCGATCGTTAAGCGCTAGAGACTCGATCCCCCCTAGCCCGCCTTAA
- a CDS encoding glycosyltransferase → MSYRQKFIDIELSQPLPTLTGLGSYHQVQGLVRLKGEVLGWVWIPVQSGVCSAAAIAEAIFPKYARLVSQKLLAWRLLQPDLTSWRIQDWFDLLSHDRSLPDRSSTALPTGPSLTVVVPVLPTEADRAIEGLHEGLQALQQAVQQAFSTMPTVPLEVLVVEITPSHDRLQTLLRTEYPSFRYHSTPSPSVNAARNLGIQKSQGEIVAFTTPLAQVDRTWLTTIAQTFVQHPNLALLTGLVVPLTVERERQRRYEVGYSLERGHERHWFHWSDNPPWPELGRMQMAAPMNFAARRSALSAIGAFDPALDLPQLTGLGSGVWELFCRGLLAGQTGLYDPALLVRHSLPETRREMARSAQQFGRTFFSYVSVGRRRYPDLKGRFFLLGCWKLTWILMLIVGGRYIPRLWKWAELRGAIGSWGSYGKALNQVAALPPTPLALQAPALTLTMAVRELDLANPLPKVLEAPEAKTVRIFIKLGRRLMGSIDIAHDGQPISQARLATAIADQLTLELLALPYQSDTAQAWNKTQQAIAEHWTPKGMTQIPQTGTRYDRLPQSVTVSVIIPTCDRPQDLVRCLQHVLAQNTDRPFEVIVVDNRPQSGITAPIVAQFPSIKYIPETRTGSSYARNTAITASSGEIVAMVDDDVVVPPDWLEMLIAPMARPEVMVVTGNVLPLELATPAQVMFEDMKGGLSPGFVPFEVDKSWLDSFEGCAPPVWELGVSANAAFRSTIFSHPTIGLMDEVLGPGTPALGGEENHLIYKVLRSGFTLVYEPDAYAWHHHRQSIASLYRQTVGHMRGGMCYHILMWRQERDRRGFLQLFKEMPRYLTERIRDRILGRHKTPWGLLRSEIWGYLSSFWSYYQSQKRVKRIGRSQPYIPKDQRSTQLEADPAIPVQSTQLLSSQPPLPEAPPG, encoded by the coding sequence ATGTCCTACCGCCAAAAGTTTATTGACATCGAACTGAGCCAGCCTTTACCCACGCTGACAGGTTTGGGTAGCTATCACCAGGTGCAGGGTTTGGTACGCCTGAAAGGAGAAGTGCTGGGCTGGGTTTGGATTCCGGTGCAGAGTGGCGTCTGTTCCGCCGCCGCGATCGCCGAGGCCATCTTTCCCAAATACGCCCGTCTCGTGAGTCAAAAACTGCTGGCATGGCGGTTGCTCCAGCCTGATCTGACCAGTTGGCGCATCCAGGATTGGTTTGATCTACTGTCCCACGATCGCAGTCTGCCCGATCGATCGTCAACGGCTCTGCCCACCGGGCCATCGTTAACGGTCGTCGTCCCCGTTCTGCCGACGGAGGCCGATCGCGCCATAGAGGGATTACACGAAGGATTACAGGCACTCCAGCAGGCGGTTCAGCAGGCATTCTCGACAATGCCCACGGTACCGCTAGAGGTTCTCGTCGTCGAAATCACCCCCAGCCACGATCGGCTACAAACCCTGCTCCGCACCGAATATCCCAGCTTCCGCTACCACTCCACCCCCAGTCCCAGCGTCAACGCCGCACGGAATTTAGGGATTCAGAAAAGCCAAGGGGAAATTGTCGCTTTTACAACCCCGTTGGCGCAAGTCGATCGGACTTGGTTGACGACGATCGCCCAAACCTTTGTCCAGCATCCAAACCTCGCCCTGCTGACTGGCTTAGTTGTTCCCCTGACTGTCGAACGGGAGCGGCAACGGCGCTATGAAGTGGGTTACAGCTTGGAGCGGGGCCACGAACGGCACTGGTTCCACTGGTCGGATAATCCCCCTTGGCCGGAGTTGGGCCGGATGCAGATGGCCGCTCCTATGAATTTTGCAGCTCGTCGATCGGCCTTGAGCGCGATCGGAGCCTTTGATCCGGCTTTGGATCTGCCTCAACTCACTGGGTTGGGCAGTGGCGTCTGGGAATTGTTCTGTCGGGGCCTATTGGCGGGACAAACGGGACTGTATGATCCGGCGCTGCTGGTGCGGCATTCCTTACCAGAAACCCGGCGGGAGATGGCCCGATCGGCCCAGCAATTTGGACGGACTTTTTTCAGCTATGTCAGCGTGGGTCGTCGCCGCTATCCGGATCTGAAGGGACGGTTTTTCCTGTTGGGCTGCTGGAAGTTGACTTGGATCCTCATGTTGATTGTTGGGGGACGTTATATTCCACGGTTGTGGAAGTGGGCGGAACTGCGGGGGGCGATCGGCAGTTGGGGCAGCTATGGCAAAGCACTGAATCAAGTTGCCGCGCTGCCGCCCACCCCGTTGGCCTTGCAAGCGCCTGCGTTAACGCTGACCATGGCCGTGCGGGAATTGGATCTGGCCAACCCCTTACCCAAAGTCCTGGAAGCACCGGAGGCCAAGACTGTCCGCATTTTTATCAAATTGGGGCGTCGCTTAATGGGTTCCATTGACATTGCCCACGATGGCCAGCCAATTTCCCAGGCTCGATTGGCAACCGCGATCGCCGACCAGCTCACCCTGGAGTTACTGGCCTTACCCTACCAATCCGACACAGCCCAGGCTTGGAACAAAACCCAACAGGCGATCGCTGAGCACTGGACACCCAAGGGAATGACGCAAATTCCCCAGACTGGCACGCGCTATGACCGACTGCCGCAGTCCGTGACGGTGAGTGTCATCATTCCCACCTGCGATCGGCCCCAGGATCTAGTTCGCTGTTTGCAACATGTATTGGCGCAAAATACCGATCGGCCCTTTGAAGTGATCGTGGTGGATAATCGCCCCCAGTCCGGCATCACTGCCCCGATCGTCGCCCAATTCCCCAGCATCAAATACATTCCCGAGACCCGCACAGGCAGTTCCTACGCCAGAAATACCGCCATTACCGCTAGCAGCGGGGAGATTGTAGCGATGGTGGATGATGATGTGGTGGTGCCACCTGATTGGTTGGAAATGTTGATTGCACCTATGGCACGGCCTGAGGTCATGGTCGTGACGGGGAATGTTTTGCCCCTGGAATTGGCGACGCCAGCCCAAGTGATGTTTGAAGATATGAAAGGGGGACTTAGCCCCGGATTTGTGCCCTTCGAAGTGGATAAAAGCTGGCTCGATTCGTTTGAAGGGTGTGCACCGCCGGTATGGGAGTTGGGTGTCTCGGCCAATGCGGCCTTTCGATCGACGATTTTTTCCCATCCGACGATCGGGCTGATGGATGAAGTCCTTGGCCCTGGAACCCCCGCCTTGGGCGGCGAAGAGAACCATTTAATTTACAAAGTGCTGCGATCGGGGTTTACCCTGGTTTACGAACCCGATGCCTACGCTTGGCACCACCACCGTCAGAGCATCGCGAGCCTCTATCGCCAAACGGTGGGGCACATGCGCGGGGGGATGTGTTATCACATTTTGATGTGGCGGCAGGAACGAGATCGGCGGGGATTTCTGCAACTGTTTAAGGAAATGCCCCGGTATTTAACGGAACGAATCCGCGATCGTATTCTAGGACGGCACAAAACTCCGTGGGGCCTATTACGCAGCGAAATTTGGGGTTATCTATCTTCGTTTTGGAGCTATTACCAAAGCCAAAAACGGGTGAAGCGCATCGGTCGGAGCCAACCCTATATTCCCAAGGATCAGCGATCGACCCAGTTGGAAGCAGATCCCGCAATTCCAGTTCAGTCTACGCAATTGCTATCAAGTCAGCCCCCCCTTCCCGAAGCCCCACCGGGATAA
- a CDS encoding ABC transporter permease encodes MRRRQLIYYRDLLWELVVRDLKLLYKRSLLGVAWTLLNPLLQLVVFSFVFRAILRGLNIEHYISYAFSGILIWTWTQTALFHATGLITGNRPLIRQPGFPVAILPIVTVTTGLIHFLLALPALCIFLFIEQVQLSTSLFLFPIAVILQFLLTLSLAYPLAALNVTFRDTQHTLGVLLQLLFYLLPIFYTIDQVPAAFRTYYRWNPLVILIDTYRAVLIDGQFPQWTALFGLIILCALLLPIGYQIFKHQSARFVEEV; translated from the coding sequence TTGCGACGACGACAGTTAATCTATTACCGAGATCTACTGTGGGAATTGGTTGTTCGCGATCTCAAACTGCTCTACAAGCGATCGCTGCTGGGGGTCGCTTGGACATTATTGAATCCACTCCTTCAACTGGTTGTCTTTTCCTTCGTTTTTCGGGCAATTTTGCGGGGGTTGAACATTGAACATTACATTTCCTACGCCTTCAGTGGAATCCTGATTTGGACATGGACACAGACCGCCCTTTTCCATGCGACAGGATTAATTACTGGGAATCGCCCCTTAATTCGTCAACCCGGTTTTCCTGTAGCAATTTTACCTATTGTAACTGTTACCACTGGATTGATTCATTTTCTATTAGCTTTACCTGCATTATGTATTTTTCTATTCATTGAACAAGTTCAGTTATCTACAAGTTTATTCCTATTTCCGATCGCGGTAATTCTGCAATTTCTGCTGACCCTCAGTCTAGCCTATCCGTTAGCAGCCTTAAACGTCACCTTCCGCGATACTCAACATACATTAGGGGTACTATTGCAACTTCTATTTTACTTACTGCCCATTTTCTATACGATCGACCAAGTTCCCGCCGCATTCCGCACCTATTACCGTTGGAATCCCTTAGTCATTCTCATTGATACCTACCGGGCAGTCTTGATCGATGGACAGTTTCCCCAATGGACTGCCCTATTCGGCTTAATTATCCTCTGCGCTTTACTCTTACCGATCGGGTATCAGATTTTCAAACATCAAAGTGCACGGTTTGTCGAGGAGGTGTAG
- a CDS encoding ABC transporter ATP-binding protein gives MKPAVVAHNLGKRYARYHTERPRTIMEAALAGWRRMGATETFWALRAVSFTVMPGQMLGVIGHNGAGKSTLLQVLSGIVRPDEGQVQVSGRMGALLDLGAGFHPDLTGRENALISAIVGGLTRQEALKRFDAIVEFAELEAFIDNPLRTFSTGMQMRLGFAVAVHTRPEVLLVDEFLSVGDLAFQKKCLDRIMELKKHGCAIVLISHNTDQVKELCDQTLWLEQGQVKAHGEAELVASRYAGKMDLKAHMRQLHTFSQEVEIKQVQLTTLQGERISEVNQIEIASGEGLRIAVEYEGHQELDNVIVSISISHEDGQIYFNTNTSTPGLTLSVTQNRSRISLQVDRLDLSGGNYFVNVGLFSSDWNLTYDYHWHRHPFTIQWTPNEQSWLHPPRHWTIEKPETQPMAIDPSPPA, from the coding sequence ATGAAACCTGCCGTCGTTGCGCACAACCTGGGAAAACGCTATGCCCGTTACCACACGGAACGGCCCCGCACCATCATGGAAGCCGCGCTGGCGGGGTGGCGACGCATGGGCGCAACGGAAACCTTTTGGGCATTGCGAGCCGTGAGTTTTACGGTCATGCCGGGGCAAATGTTGGGCGTGATTGGCCACAACGGTGCAGGCAAATCGACTTTGCTGCAAGTGCTGAGCGGCATTGTGCGCCCCGATGAAGGTCAGGTACAGGTGTCAGGCCGCATGGGTGCCCTGTTGGATTTGGGCGCAGGTTTCCATCCCGATTTGACAGGCCGGGAGAACGCTCTGATTAGCGCGATCGTCGGGGGCCTCACCCGCCAAGAAGCGCTTAAACGTTTTGACGCGATCGTGGAATTTGCCGAACTCGAAGCCTTTATTGATAATCCGTTACGCACCTTTAGCACGGGGATGCAGATGCGGTTGGGGTTTGCGGTGGCGGTGCATACTCGGCCTGAGGTGTTGCTGGTCGATGAGTTTCTCTCGGTCGGCGATTTAGCCTTTCAAAAAAAGTGCCTCGATCGCATTATGGAACTGAAAAAACATGGTTGCGCGATCGTCCTGATTTCCCATAACACCGACCAAGTCAAGGAACTCTGCGATCAAACCCTATGGCTGGAACAAGGACAGGTCAAAGCCCACGGGGAAGCGGAATTGGTGGCCAGTCGCTATGCCGGAAAAATGGATCTCAAAGCCCACATGCGCCAACTCCACACCTTTTCCCAGGAAGTGGAGATCAAACAGGTTCAACTCACAACGCTTCAGGGGGAACGCATTTCAGAAGTGAATCAGATCGAGATTGCATCCGGTGAGGGTTTACGCATTGCAGTGGAATACGAAGGTCATCAGGAACTAGATAACGTGATTGTCAGTATTAGTATCAGTCACGAAGATGGACAAATCTATTTCAATACCAATACGTCTACGCCTGGTTTGACGCTTTCCGTCACCCAAAATCGCAGCAGAATTTCCCTCCAGGTCGATCGCTTAGATTTGAGTGGCGGCAACTATTTCGTCAATGTGGGACTGTTTAGTTCTGATTGGAACCTGACCTACGATTACCACTGGCATCGCCACCCGTTCACAATCCAATGGACACCCAACGAACAAAGCTGGCTACATCCACCCCGCCACTGGACGATCGAAAAACCGGAAACTCAGCCAATGGCAATTGATCCCAGTCCCCCTGCATAA
- a CDS encoding biopolymer transporter ExbD — protein MRLPEEPDTPFQINIVPMIDVVFAILTFFIMSSLYLTRSEGLPVNLPSATTAKLQQSAPVTITIDPNGQIALNRQAIDLEQISNQVSSQLANSDNKLVIINADEQVSHGQVVAVMDRVRQVNGARIAIQTQRSQ, from the coding sequence ATGCGTCTACCCGAAGAACCTGATACGCCCTTTCAGATCAACATCGTGCCGATGATTGATGTGGTATTTGCGATTCTGACCTTTTTCATCATGTCATCGCTCTACCTAACCCGATCGGAGGGGCTTCCTGTCAATCTCCCCAGTGCGACAACTGCCAAGCTTCAGCAATCTGCCCCAGTCACCATCACGATCGACCCAAACGGCCAAATTGCCCTCAATCGTCAAGCGATCGACCTGGAGCAAATTAGCAATCAAGTCTCCAGCCAATTGGCAAATTCTGACAATAAGCTTGTCATTATTAATGCCGATGAGCAGGTCAGCCATGGTCAAGTCGTGGCCGTCATGGATCGAGTCCGGCAAGTGAATGGAGCTAGGATCGCGATCCAAACCCAGCGATCGCAGTAG
- a CDS encoding iron uptake porin, which translates to MLNQMWNLRLTALLSATLAISTAGAANASEVAQATQKNSVSLSEVQSYSDSSNGVAAMSQVTSVSQLSDVKPTDWAFQALQSLVERYGCIAGYPDRTYRGNRAMTRYEFAAGLNACMDRVNELIAAATADLVKKEDLATLQKLQEEFAAELATLRGRVDALEAKTATLEKQQFSTTTKLRGEVIFSVSGALGDEKAVSGRRVDGVGGAPDTVTRPTGTADVDENTTLSTRVRIGLSTSFTGKDQLFTRLQARNVPNFQTATGTNMSRLSYGDGTDTSVTVDKVYYRFSPSDKLRLTIDAIGGEFYGNVNNYNPGVASDSQGSISRFGRFNPIYRYGQGGSGATANINFSDKLSLDVGFLADEANDPANDKGLFAGSFGALAQLNFQASKDLGVGLTYVRGYDRGGNINAVGGTGSVLANRPFGANVATASDNFGIQASFRLNPSVVISGWGGLTRAYNRLNNQDSTILNWAGAVSFPDLGKKGNLGAVIVGMPPKNIDADNGAAEDTDTSLHVEALYRYQINDKISITPGFLVIFNPEHNRNNDTIYVGTLRTTFTF; encoded by the coding sequence ATGTTGAATCAAATGTGGAACCTGCGTCTGACGGCGCTGTTGAGTGCAACTCTGGCTATTTCGACGGCTGGTGCAGCCAATGCTTCAGAAGTTGCTCAAGCAACCCAAAAGAATTCTGTCTCCCTGAGCGAAGTTCAAAGCTACAGCGATAGCAGCAATGGTGTAGCTGCGATGTCTCAGGTGACCTCCGTTTCCCAACTGTCGGATGTCAAACCCACCGACTGGGCCTTCCAAGCCCTGCAATCCTTAGTTGAGCGCTACGGTTGCATCGCGGGTTACCCCGATCGGACTTACCGTGGGAACCGGGCCATGACTCGCTACGAGTTTGCCGCTGGTCTGAATGCTTGCATGGATCGCGTCAACGAACTGATCGCAGCAGCCACGGCTGACCTGGTTAAGAAGGAAGACCTGGCTACCCTGCAAAAACTGCAAGAAGAGTTTGCCGCTGAATTGGCAACCCTGCGCGGTCGGGTCGATGCCCTGGAAGCCAAGACTGCAACCCTGGAGAAGCAACAATTCTCCACCACCACCAAGCTGCGCGGCGAAGTCATCTTCTCCGTTTCCGGCGCACTGGGTGATGAGAAGGCTGTCAGCGGTCGTCGAGTGGATGGTGTGGGTGGTGCACCCGATACCGTTACCCGTCCGACTGGTACAGCTGATGTGGATGAAAACACCACCTTAAGCACACGGGTTCGGATTGGTCTGTCCACCAGCTTCACCGGGAAGGATCAACTCTTCACCCGTCTGCAAGCGCGGAATGTTCCCAACTTCCAAACCGCGACCGGCACCAACATGTCGCGTCTGTCCTACGGCGACGGTACCGATACCAGTGTGACGGTGGATAAGGTCTATTACCGCTTTTCACCCTCCGATAAGCTCCGTCTGACTATTGATGCGATCGGGGGTGAGTTTTACGGGAACGTCAACAACTACAACCCTGGTGTAGCCAGCGATTCCCAAGGCTCTATCAGCCGCTTCGGTCGTTTCAACCCCATCTACCGCTATGGTCAAGGTGGTTCTGGGGCAACTGCAAACATCAATTTCTCGGATAAGTTGAGCTTGGATGTTGGTTTCTTGGCCGATGAAGCTAACGATCCCGCTAACGACAAGGGCTTATTTGCAGGGTCCTTTGGTGCATTGGCCCAGTTGAACTTCCAAGCCAGCAAGGATTTGGGTGTTGGTTTGACCTATGTTCGTGGTTACGATCGTGGCGGCAACATCAACGCTGTAGGTGGTACAGGTAGCGTACTGGCTAACCGTCCCTTTGGCGCAAACGTTGCAACTGCTAGCGATAACTTCGGGATTCAAGCTAGCTTCCGCCTGAACCCCAGTGTCGTTATCTCCGGTTGGGGTGGATTGACCCGTGCGTACAACCGCCTGAACAATCAAGACTCCACCATCCTGAACTGGGCTGGTGCGGTGTCCTTCCCCGACTTGGGCAAGAAGGGTAACTTGGGTGCAGTGATCGTAGGTATGCCTCCTAAGAACATCGATGCAGACAACGGTGCGGCTGAAGATACCGACACCTCCTTGCACGTGGAAGCGCTGTACCGCTATCAGATCAACGACAAGATCTCTATCACCCCTGGGTTCTTGGTGATCTTCAATCCTGAGCACAACCGCAACAACGACACCATCTACGTGGGAACGCTCCGGACGACCTTCACGTTCTAG